One Candidatus Zixiibacteriota bacterium genomic window, GCTGTCAAAAATCGAAGGTTCGATTCTGTATATCGAGGATCCTGACATGGTCGACGGCACCCCGCTCTTGGATATCAAACCCTACCTGCTTCCACCCGATAGTTTAGGCGAAGTCAGACGTGGCTGGCTGGATTCAAGCAGGCACGGTTGATCTCACTCTTCGCGATTCATCTTATCCAGTTCAGCCAGGTTCTTTTTATCACCAATCAGGACCAGGGTATCGCCCTCCTCCAGCTTGGTATTGGCCGACGGATTGAA contains:
- a CDS encoding potassium:proton antiporter; the encoded protein is FNPSANTKLEEGDTLVLIGDKKNLAELDKMNREE